One region of Limnospira fusiformis SAG 85.79 genomic DNA includes:
- a CDS encoding NACHT C-terminal alpha/beta 1 domain-containing protein, with amino-acid sequence MAFLTDDPLEAPLKGLSPNQPNLMSAIETWLGEI; translated from the coding sequence ATCGCCTTCCTCACGGACGACCCCCTAGAAGCGCCCTTAAAAGGCCTTTCCCCCAATCAACCGAATCTGATGTCCGCCATTGAAACCTGGTTAGGGGAGATTTAA
- a CDS encoding type II toxin-antitoxin system VapC family toxin, producing the protein MAGEAQRIYLDMNILAYVANTKAPQHQAALEIFRPTDREILCVSSQVLAEFYSYITNPAILATPLQPTEAIIRINRICQMPHICLLSTPVDLFEGWIGLLAERPVTNGGVFDLLHIWIVLAHEVNSIYTFNIKDFSWCSQIEAIAPSHR; encoded by the coding sequence ATGGCAGGGGAAGCTCAACGAATTTATCTGGATATGAACATCCTGGCTTATGTTGCTAATACCAAAGCCCCTCAACATCAAGCCGCCTTAGAAATATTTAGACCGACCGACAGGGAAATTTTGTGTGTCTCATCGCAGGTTTTAGCGGAATTTTACTCCTATATTACTAATCCCGCTATTTTAGCCACGCCTTTACAGCCAACGGAAGCAATTATCCGCATTAACCGGATTTGTCAGATGCCCCATATCTGCTTACTTTCAACTCCGGTGGATCTGTTTGAAGGTTGGATTGGTTTATTGGCAGAAAGACCTGTAACCAATGGAGGAGTTTTTGATTTACTGCATATTTGGATCGTGTTAGCCCATGAAGTGAACAGCATCTACACGTTTAATATCAAGGACTTTTCTTGGTGTTCCCAAATTGAGGCGATCGCTCCGAGTCACCGTTAA
- a CDS encoding LamG-like jellyroll fold domain-containing protein, with protein sequence MYLTKDKLQHISTITHEGKVVVFGTDTEGKVFYTVKQDGFEDSYLNTPADQRTGWETWQPLEFPNEVDDQSVIEQEKAELTYQNDPSRYLLRSRYSTQGMTAVAPVQAIAALDHIYVFRQSTNNTLLVDRFVLDGMANKLNRKLEVRFKRSRQKHIPTKTMAMGNNGLSNVDTLDFRDANGNFFYEPTTELCLVSNLHKGWFSVVVVPTIENDVHRWHIFAYNSQTKKVELTTLRASQEGLFDLKDYTIYEEAEGSLVPKKIPGIIQRTLDIDGVSITNGLSATKYDLQQEQETQAGDTQLLRSATKLMVAIPTDKGVAALSFAIAGDGTLSEIDETPERTIARSRQREILLPLNTLDEVKALADQTPPPLGVIRGLALGTDADDAEDLVMVSTEGEAGQLANGDLVKISGTPDIRGLYGAQKIDDRTFEIALPTPADNLGYWEKEDLEEAGLIFDGMIAAYEKTADGKLRVTCDYHGLEDGDEVQIIGTDSYDNTYPVQTVDDNHFVIERRWAKGEAVNIKVVSRKRRGIVFDGVKDYVEISQKPSLNSKCFTVSFWAKVTGGQGTHRSPLTSRDPHALTGYLVYANAKNQWELVVGNGQWSAVTGPTILLDTWTHIAGTYDGKTLKLYVNGVLSGSLETPYTPNRQAPLRVGTGSHHHHGPFYFFPGQVSEVCIWSLAQDAETIKNNMYLPLRGKEVGLEGYWRLGGLAEGKVSDFSIHGNEGTVYGDPYVSAATLSRKLASGANVVKYSNPDLFAVSQRATYEESFEFKVNAAKPLTLADLNNADGRGQGTKIFTFSHWGKTSRSTNDIIAVSAVQDEFEDLGSGWYRASCTLTIPDEISLLRSFEIAKVQGNWNALEIRKHRIRLLSDAITTAKYTDDVALATLANDQTTLSAKLKELQLKEKQERILLKEKWELEAKIAGSKNLEQTRVNFNNLTAQVQRLEFEEQNLKSIYNSGADNPLNYWCFLQHKQTGLFWEHVKSGDTVTVELISSCGDDWTKWKFTDAGGGYYYIQNKQTGLFCEHVKSGDTVMVELISSCGDDWTKWKFTDAGGGYYYIQNKQTGLFCEHVKSSDTVMVELISSYGDDWTKWKLERTDEQTNNKIEKYYQDWQLICEKLNLARIELDQARQVLNAGETEKQQWETRLKAVIAQLTQIQTDINTLNTDFLNVVKNTQTKPQAMPEFAKDSKGLVTQGALLGFVESISRLHALETCEGNVQLSYFDNQGRMRQTNYDATADSRNATFEQWIPDAHRACLNFNLSTSVLTLKTTLPLPMDWSMEAWFVYPLPEKLEWNTLSRSDGGHHVLVKNGKQLGIWLQDDIQGQRFFDCGFNLDRLSFGWHYLTAVAKGDTTLFYVDGQRVGDTKAKALADAKESLTKSPNDSAAQQKVEAIKKAIIKVTGAVHTIGNTSDGGQPFGKLSEVRIWRDALSEEEIAINSKTLLSGNEPGLLAYYPMSEATGVEVRDHSGNGNNGTVSGTSWWASTVPIGNPGHTVMQFDGVDDYLELARPLPIFSSSFTVSMWVKIPTHKRGILLGDYGLQNALNINFEILAGGSLRFYWDGSGALGTVKLGLNQWHFISFVRDRENQKVYTYVDGVRDLEHSGAFADKTATISHRIGRDVRGSDSGTVFQGCMADLRIWNIARTQDEIQADMNTRLGGKEPNLVAYYPLNEIKMEGNTGKVQDLAGNRHGTVHEALTTADNTLPIGGDALVSAEYSTVTLDPTTKRKAAIMRRFLGAPTINGATLLPDKRIETLELKWIGNAQFAPTLLGYIEGPPPVPSENLTIEEDYNGATSVELTMSEDVDFSWNRAQDSGLGAAAEIFAGAETEAAAGLGFTTRVATMRAGFKGNFDFSYQFLNESNITSSSSLSLTDRLELRGTPEVKPHFPHLGTRFIPKNIGYALVVSAISDVFVTRLARSGKMVGYQVRPVEGLPPDVNTITFLMNPAYTMNGSLDGMTGSSATSDRFFKHVPEMRSQYGSLYPASYYRLKEAYDLKEQIEAEDKRRESYFSNFNVRLLDETSLNRNIDSGPAPSTIGVNREEDQPATQMTEEEKKAADAAKLQNLQANANANVDKQSQATQAKQAEIQSKITDQEKQVQATESFAGWQKRMEDLQIRAAKRNIVNTYVWDADGGLRSEQQSFANTVEHTIGGSFTMNAALGAEAKFGAMATAELTAQATVNLTQTMTKTEARSKGFELSVDLSGLEYKGITDYNDRPILPGEKVDRYRFMSFYLEGSTDHFQDFFNYVVDPEWLRSNDEEARALRQTQAGKPNKAWRVLHRVTYVERPALMGFGRDVRKLRVAAEVSENQALLDKIAKLEDKNQKLEEKLDTILGLLKEQK encoded by the coding sequence ATGTACCTAACAAAAGACAAACTCCAACATATTAGTACAATTACCCATGAGGGTAAGGTCGTCGTATTCGGCACCGATACCGAGGGTAAGGTCTTCTATACGGTGAAGCAAGATGGCTTTGAAGATAGCTACTTGAATACCCCTGCCGACCAAAGAACCGGATGGGAAACCTGGCAACCTCTGGAATTCCCCAATGAGGTGGATGATCAATCGGTGATTGAACAGGAGAAAGCTGAACTCACCTATCAGAATGATCCAAGTCGCTATTTGCTACGATCGCGCTACTCGACCCAAGGTATGACAGCCGTTGCCCCCGTTCAGGCGATCGCGGCCCTTGATCATATTTATGTGTTCCGTCAATCTACAAACAATACGCTATTAGTGGATCGATTTGTGTTGGATGGCATGGCCAACAAACTGAACCGCAAACTGGAAGTTCGCTTTAAGCGGAGTCGGCAAAAGCATATCCCGACTAAAACGATGGCGATGGGTAACAACGGCCTCAGCAATGTTGATACCCTCGACTTCCGGGATGCCAATGGTAATTTCTTCTATGAACCCACAACGGAACTTTGCTTGGTCAGCAACCTGCACAAAGGTTGGTTTTCTGTGGTAGTAGTGCCCACGATTGAAAATGATGTTCATCGGTGGCATATCTTTGCCTACAATAGCCAGACTAAAAAAGTTGAACTGACGACCCTACGCGCCTCACAGGAAGGTCTCTTCGACCTCAAAGACTACACCATTTACGAAGAGGCGGAGGGTAGTCTGGTGCCCAAGAAGATTCCAGGGATTATCCAGCGCACGTTGGATATTGATGGGGTTTCCATTACCAATGGTCTGTCAGCCACCAAGTACGATCTTCAACAGGAACAGGAAACCCAAGCTGGGGATACCCAACTGCTGCGGAGCGCCACTAAACTGATGGTCGCTATCCCCACTGATAAAGGGGTTGCAGCCCTGAGCTTTGCCATTGCCGGAGATGGCACCCTGTCTGAAATTGATGAAACCCCTGAACGCACCATTGCCCGCAGTCGTCAGCGGGAAATTTTGCTGCCCCTCAATACCCTAGATGAAGTCAAAGCCCTGGCCGACCAAACCCCACCACCCCTGGGGGTGATCCGTGGATTGGCCCTGGGTACTGATGCCGATGATGCCGAAGACCTGGTGATGGTATCCACCGAAGGAGAGGCGGGCCAACTGGCCAACGGCGATCTGGTGAAAATCTCCGGAACCCCTGATATACGGGGGCTCTATGGGGCTCAGAAGATCGACGACCGTACCTTCGAGATTGCGCTACCTACCCCCGCCGATAACTTAGGCTATTGGGAAAAGGAAGATCTAGAGGAGGCGGGCTTAATTTTCGATGGCATGATTGCCGCCTATGAAAAGACTGCTGACGGCAAGCTGCGCGTTACCTGCGATTACCACGGTCTTGAGGATGGGGATGAGGTGCAAATCATTGGCACCGATAGCTATGACAATACCTATCCCGTGCAGACCGTTGATGATAATCACTTTGTGATCGAGCGGCGGTGGGCTAAAGGGGAAGCCGTCAACATCAAAGTTGTCTCTCGCAAACGGCGCGGCATTGTCTTTGATGGCGTGAAAGATTACGTCGAAATTTCCCAAAAACCATCACTAAACTCCAAGTGTTTTACGGTCTCTTTTTGGGCAAAGGTTACGGGCGGTCAAGGTACCCATCGTTCACCCTTGACTTCCCGTGATCCCCATGCCTTGACGGGGTATTTAGTCTATGCCAATGCCAAGAATCAGTGGGAATTGGTTGTTGGGAATGGTCAATGGAGTGCTGTAACAGGGCCAACGATTCTCCTGGATACCTGGACACACATTGCTGGCACCTATGACGGCAAGACGCTCAAGCTCTATGTCAACGGTGTTTTATCCGGCAGCTTAGAGACTCCTTATACACCGAATCGCCAAGCTCCTCTACGGGTGGGTACTGGAAGTCATCACCACCATGGCCCTTTCTACTTTTTCCCTGGCCAAGTCTCTGAGGTTTGCATCTGGTCACTGGCTCAAGATGCTGAAACCATCAAAAATAATATGTACTTGCCCTTGCGAGGTAAAGAAGTAGGGCTAGAAGGATATTGGCGTTTGGGTGGCCTTGCAGAAGGCAAGGTGAGCGACTTTTCTATCCATGGCAATGAGGGCACCGTTTATGGTGATCCCTATGTCAGTGCGGCTACCCTCAGTCGCAAGCTGGCCAGTGGAGCCAATGTGGTGAAATACAGCAATCCTGACCTGTTTGCCGTGAGTCAACGCGCCACCTATGAAGAAAGCTTTGAGTTCAAGGTCAATGCTGCCAAACCATTGACGCTGGCGGATCTGAACAATGCCGATGGTCGGGGGCAAGGTACCAAGATCTTCACCTTCTCTCACTGGGGTAAAACTAGCCGCAGCACTAACGACATCATTGCAGTCTCGGCGGTGCAAGATGAGTTTGAAGATCTGGGAAGCGGCTGGTATCGGGCTTCCTGTACCCTAACGATTCCTGATGAGATCAGTCTGCTGCGCTCCTTTGAGATTGCTAAGGTACAGGGTAACTGGAACGCATTGGAAATCCGAAAGCATCGCATTCGTCTGTTGTCTGATGCAATTACAACGGCAAAGTATACCGATGACGTAGCTCTAGCAACGTTGGCTAATGACCAGACTACGCTGTCAGCAAAGTTGAAAGAATTGCAGTTGAAAGAGAAACAGGAGAGGATTTTACTCAAAGAAAAGTGGGAGTTAGAAGCAAAAATTGCTGGGTCAAAGAATCTCGAACAAACACGAGTAAATTTCAATAATTTAACCGCTCAAGTTCAACGTCTTGAATTCGAAGAACAAAATCTCAAGTCAATTTATAATTCTGGCGCGGACAACCCTTTAAATTACTGGTGTTTTCTTCAACATAAACAAACAGGCTTGTTTTGGGAACACGTGAAGAGTGGCGACACTGTAACGGTTGAACTGATCTCTTCTTGTGGTGATGATTGGACTAAGTGGAAATTCACGGATGCAGGCGGTGGATACTACTATATCCAAAATAAGCAAACAGGCTTGTTTTGTGAACACGTGAAGAGTGGCGACACCGTAATGGTTGAACTGATCTCTTCTTGTGGTGATGATTGGACTAAGTGGAAATTCACGGATGCAGGCGGTGGATACTACTATATCCAAAATAAGCAAACAGGCTTGTTTTGTGAACACGTGAAGAGTAGCGACACCGTAATGGTTGAATTGATCTCTTCTTATGGTGATGATTGGACTAAGTGGAAACTTGAACGAACAGATGAGCAAACCAATAATAAGATCGAAAAGTATTATCAAGATTGGCAACTAATATGCGAAAAACTTAATCTAGCAAGGATTGAATTAGATCAAGCAAGGCAAGTATTAAACGCTGGTGAGACTGAGAAACAACAATGGGAAACTCGCCTAAAAGCAGTTATTGCTCAACTCACCCAAATTCAAACTGATATCAACACCCTGAATACTGACTTCCTCAATGTTGTCAAAAACACCCAAACAAAACCCCAAGCCATGCCCGAGTTTGCTAAAGATAGCAAGGGATTAGTGACTCAAGGAGCGTTACTTGGTTTTGTCGAATCTATCAGCCGCCTCCATGCCCTAGAAACCTGTGAGGGGAACGTCCAACTGAGTTATTTTGATAATCAGGGACGGATGCGGCAAACCAACTACGATGCCACTGCTGATAGTCGAAATGCAACCTTTGAACAGTGGATTCCTGATGCCCATCGGGCTTGTCTCAACTTCAACCTCAGCACTAGTGTCTTGACCTTAAAAACCACCTTGCCCCTACCGATGGATTGGAGCATGGAAGCTTGGTTTGTCTATCCTTTGCCTGAAAAGTTGGAATGGAATACCTTAAGTCGTTCAGACGGTGGGCACCATGTTCTGGTCAAAAATGGTAAACAGTTGGGGATCTGGTTGCAGGATGATATTCAAGGACAGAGGTTCTTTGACTGCGGTTTTAATTTAGATCGACTCTCCTTTGGCTGGCACTATCTAACCGCAGTTGCTAAAGGAGATACGACCCTGTTTTACGTTGATGGCCAACGGGTTGGTGACACCAAGGCTAAGGCTCTAGCTGATGCCAAGGAAAGTTTGACAAAATCCCCCAATGATTCTGCGGCACAGCAGAAAGTCGAAGCCATCAAGAAGGCAATCATCAAAGTGACTGGCGCTGTCCATACGATTGGCAATACATCTGATGGGGGACAACCCTTTGGCAAGCTTTCCGAAGTTCGCATCTGGAGAGATGCCCTCAGTGAAGAGGAAATTGCTATTAACAGCAAAACCTTACTGAGTGGTAATGAACCAGGGTTATTGGCCTACTATCCCATGAGTGAAGCGACGGGCGTAGAAGTTCGCGATCATTCTGGCAACGGCAACAATGGCACGGTATCCGGTACTAGTTGGTGGGCCTCTACGGTACCTATCGGTAATCCTGGGCATACAGTGATGCAATTTGATGGGGTTGATGACTATCTGGAACTAGCACGGCCATTGCCCATTTTCTCAAGTTCGTTCACCGTTTCTATGTGGGTGAAAATTCCGACTCATAAGCGGGGAATCTTGCTAGGAGACTATGGTCTGCAAAACGCGCTCAATATCAACTTTGAGATTCTTGCTGGTGGAAGCCTGAGATTTTACTGGGATGGCTCCGGGGCTCTTGGCACTGTAAAGCTAGGGCTCAATCAATGGCACTTCATTAGCTTTGTCAGAGATCGAGAAAACCAGAAAGTTTACACTTATGTTGATGGTGTGCGTGATCTGGAACACTCCGGAGCCTTTGCCGATAAAACTGCGACCATTTCTCACCGTATTGGGCGCGATGTGCGGGGCAGTGACAGCGGCACTGTGTTTCAGGGTTGTATGGCTGATCTTCGTATCTGGAATATCGCCCGTACCCAGGATGAAATTCAGGCAGACATGAATACCCGCCTCGGCGGCAAGGAACCTAACTTGGTTGCCTACTATCCACTGAATGAAATCAAGATGGAAGGCAACACTGGCAAGGTTCAAGACCTAGCGGGCAACCGCCATGGCACAGTTCATGAAGCACTAACCACCGCAGACAATACCCTGCCCATTGGCGGCGATGCCCTGGTCTCTGCGGAGTACAGCACCGTTACCCTGGATCCAACCACCAAGCGCAAGGCCGCAATCATGCGGCGCTTCCTGGGTGCGCCCACCATCAATGGGGCCACGCTGCTGCCGGATAAGCGAATCGAAACCCTGGAACTGAAGTGGATTGGCAATGCCCAGTTTGCCCCAACCCTGCTGGGGTACATCGAAGGGCCACCACCCGTTCCCAGCGAGAACTTGACCATCGAAGAAGACTACAACGGTGCCACCTCGGTGGAGCTGACCATGTCGGAAGATGTGGACTTTAGCTGGAACCGCGCCCAAGATAGCGGATTGGGTGCAGCGGCAGAGATTTTTGCCGGGGCCGAGACCGAGGCCGCAGCGGGTCTCGGATTCACGACCCGAGTGGCCACCATGCGGGCCGGGTTCAAAGGCAACTTTGACTTCAGCTACCAGTTCTTAAACGAGAGCAACATTACCTCCAGTTCGTCCCTCAGCTTGACCGATAGACTGGAACTGCGGGGAACCCCTGAAGTGAAGCCCCACTTCCCTCATCTCGGCACCCGCTTTATTCCCAAGAATATTGGCTATGCCCTAGTAGTCTCGGCCATCTCCGATGTGTTTGTGACCCGCCTAGCCCGCAGCGGCAAGATGGTGGGCTACCAGGTGCGTCCCGTCGAAGGTCTGCCGCCAGATGTCAATACCATCACCTTCTTGATGAACCCGGCCTACACCATGAACGGCAGTCTGGATGGCATGACCGGCAGCAGCGCCACCAGCGATCGCTTCTTCAAGCACGTTCCCGAAATGCGATCGCAATATGGCTCCCTCTATCCAGCCAGCTACTACCGCCTCAAAGAAGCCTACGACCTGAAAGAACAGATCGAAGCGGAGGACAAGCGCCGAGAATCCTACTTCTCTAACTTCAATGTGCGCCTCTTGGATGAAACCTCCCTGAATCGAAACATTGACAGCGGCCCAGCGCCTAGCACGATTGGCGTTAATCGTGAGGAAGACCAACCCGCCACCCAAATGACGGAAGAAGAGAAGAAAGCCGCCGACGCGGCAAAGCTTCAAAATCTCCAAGCCAATGCCAATGCCAATGTGGATAAACAGAGCCAGGCCACCCAAGCCAAACAAGCGGAAATTCAGAGCAAAATCACCGACCAAGAGAAGCAGGTTCAAGCAACAGAAAGCTTTGCCGGTTGGCAGAAACGGATGGAAGATCTGCAAATTCGCGCTGCGAAACGGAACATTGTCAATACCTATGTGTGGGATGCCGATGGTGGGCTGCGCTCAGAACAGCAAAGCTTTGCCAACACAGTGGAACATACCATTGGTGGTTCATTTACGATGAATGCAGCCTTGGGGGCAGAAGCCAAGTTTGGTGCAATGGCTACGGCAGAACTCACCGCCCAAGCGACTGTAAACCTGACCCAAACGATGAC